One part of the Saprospiraceae bacterium genome encodes these proteins:
- a CDS encoding T9SS type A sorting domain-containing protein, whose amino-acid sequence MNRLCLLSLKRRLPLSCLMILLALLSVNFGFAANGPREVAPLGQLVCHDLIQISLDENCEATIRPQHLLEQAGPNFLYEVIARDWETNKLVDEDPSTPFVQIGRNQIGRCLKITIREISSGNSCWGKACVEDKLAPALTCPRDIRVECYEDVGPLVTGAPTVNEGCGTYSLTFKDVVSKGSCTLGYDRIITRYFIAVDETGNRDTCVQIITVELGDLNNLTYPLNYDGLLLPGHTHALSCDAKVDANKNISAHLVDAPTCVDGYLLDSALFISSSIRVPKLLGWNCLDYGAYQGHPSPKSIYYPAKPGCWGANEIVMWEGTGEPGNAGCGNIAATFRDIRIDISKPGCDAGPVGCYKVLRVWTLLNWCTGEVKDTNQIIKVMDIVPPQILYPDSLVVSTDPWRCEGRWDVAPAWVTDNCSNEIHYSIRVESGTVLGDDKAGYVVVNLPLGIQNAYIVAEDCCGNITERRIILDVQDNNPPNAVCDQKTVVTITGNGSPGDNTAKVFAETFDDGSFDNCSPHLFFKAIRMDELLGTNNGSTKDNKATCNGVNGDDDLSTLGNQIYFDDYVKFCCQDVGKTIMVVFRVYDVDPGAGPVAPSKMNQNGSLFGRFSDCMIEVEVQDKSIPTVVAPPDIVVSCNFWFDVNVLSNPSNATFGKVVNDLAWRGKVITNDVVCSYYCEKNQITGYPGYLPGLPPHLQPVSNKACDYYNSLYNAAHPDNKYDLLWGFDGYVLSSCNVTPLINVRDLRVCGQGRILRDVSATGPNGVIITATQTIWVVNCDPFYINRRDHCDLTDDIIWPDCQGLGTTIDGCGADISPDNPKLGKPQVENGARNHCNLIAIENFDEIFTIEPDACYKILRKWVVIDWCQYDPNVNPEVGRWEFTQVIKVRDQVKPIVTCNVGICEPAVLNTQLGTCVGHIRLTVTATDSCTPNDWLLTEYKIDAFNNGTYDFNVGKLTRKELSQGVIPSIHNNPFADNPNNPFDASGTYPIGVHKICWYVEDGCGNIGQCCTLFEVKDCKAPTPYCLTGIITVPMPTSGCVDIWAKDLDLNSSDNCTPRNRLKFYFNGDTSKRSIRVCCEDFVRQQKSDELTISVQMWVEDEEGNKDYCATTIIVQDNQNICPNPPTANGGNINGLVRTENGDLTAKAEVELYNNNSITRQAVTNNSGSYLFGELVMNASYSVKSKRNDEAGNGVSTADIVKIQRHILGIEELNSTYKLIAADVNKSNSITAADISEIRKLILGINAEFTKTPSWLMIPADYVFANPKQPWEYLQEKSLITVSQSNKVDFIAVKMGDVNNSALASSLNGAVTSRTSASLNLFVDQLSVNPGETYNMNVKASDFKDISGFQFTLNFDASNLIFEGFESASLNVDGSNFGANQLEKGLLTMSWDSKQSRTISENDVLFTLKFSVLGKALASNLFAITSDVTAAEAYASSLETKSIKLNVRSGKTEVEASVFELYQNAPNPFDTETEISFRLNENGEAKLSIYDVTGKVIYISQLKAQKGLNTVKVDRSDLNGSGMYYYQLDCGNHSATKRMIIMD is encoded by the coding sequence ATGAATAGACTATGCTTACTTAGTTTGAAGAGACGACTCCCATTGAGTTGTCTAATGATTTTACTCGCTCTTTTGTCTGTAAATTTTGGTTTTGCAGCAAATGGGCCTCGTGAGGTTGCCCCTTTAGGGCAATTGGTGTGCCATGATTTAATTCAAATCAGTTTGGACGAAAACTGTGAAGCAACAATAAGACCACAACACTTATTGGAGCAAGCGGGTCCGAACTTTTTGTATGAAGTCATTGCACGTGATTGGGAGACCAATAAATTGGTAGATGAAGATCCATCAACGCCCTTTGTTCAAATTGGACGAAATCAAATCGGACGTTGTTTGAAAATTACAATTCGTGAAATTTCTTCTGGTAATTCTTGCTGGGGAAAAGCTTGTGTTGAAGATAAATTAGCTCCAGCATTAACTTGCCCTCGAGATATTAGAGTTGAGTGTTATGAAGATGTTGGGCCTTTGGTTACGGGCGCTCCAACTGTAAATGAAGGATGCGGAACGTACTCTTTAACATTTAAAGATGTAGTCTCCAAGGGATCCTGCACATTAGGATATGACCGTATAATCACACGTTATTTTATTGCAGTTGACGAAACTGGAAATAGAGATACCTGTGTTCAGATAATTACAGTTGAATTAGGGGACCTAAACAATTTAACTTATCCGTTGAATTATGATGGCCTTTTATTACCAGGTCATACACATGCATTAAGTTGTGACGCAAAAGTAGATGCAAATAAAAATATCTCAGCGCATTTAGTAGATGCACCAACATGTGTAGATGGCTATTTATTAGATTCTGCTTTATTTATTTCATCTAGTATCAGAGTTCCTAAATTACTAGGATGGAACTGTTTAGATTATGGTGCATATCAAGGGCATCCAAGTCCAAAAAGTATTTACTATCCTGCAAAACCAGGATGCTGGGGAGCAAATGAAATCGTAATGTGGGAAGGAACTGGCGAACCTGGAAATGCAGGTTGTGGAAACATAGCTGCAACCTTCAGAGATATCCGTATTGATATTTCAAAACCAGGTTGTGATGCTGGTCCAGTAGGATGTTATAAAGTTTTAAGAGTGTGGACTTTACTTAACTGGTGTACCGGTGAAGTGAAAGACACGAATCAAATTATTAAAGTGATGGACATCGTTCCACCACAAATTCTTTATCCGGATAGCCTGGTAGTCAGTACAGATCCTTGGAGATGCGAAGGTCGTTGGGACGTTGCACCTGCTTGGGTAACTGATAATTGCTCAAATGAAATTCACTATTCTATTCGTGTAGAAAGTGGAACTGTATTGGGTGATGATAAAGCTGGTTATGTCGTGGTAAATCTTCCTCTTGGTATCCAAAACGCCTATATTGTTGCTGAGGACTGCTGTGGTAATATTACCGAGCGCAGAATCATCCTCGATGTTCAAGATAATAATCCTCCAAATGCAGTTTGCGATCAAAAAACTGTAGTTACAATTACCGGAAACGGAAGTCCTGGCGATAACACAGCTAAAGTGTTTGCTGAAACTTTCGATGACGGCTCTTTCGACAACTGTTCTCCACATTTATTTTTTAAGGCAATCCGTATGGATGAGTTGTTAGGTACTAATAATGGTAGTACTAAAGATAACAAAGCAACATGTAATGGTGTCAATGGTGATGATGATCTATCAACACTCGGCAATCAAATTTATTTTGATGATTATGTTAAATTCTGTTGCCAGGATGTTGGAAAAACGATCATGGTTGTTTTCAGAGTTTATGATGTTGATCCAGGTGCAGGACCTGTTGCACCAAGCAAAATGAATCAAAATGGTTCTTTGTTTGGTCGTTTCAGTGATTGTATGATTGAAGTAGAAGTGCAAGATAAAAGTATTCCTACAGTGGTTGCACCACCTGATATCGTTGTAAGTTGTAATTTCTGGTTTGATGTAAATGTACTTTCAAATCCTTCAAATGCAACTTTCGGAAAAGTAGTAAATGATTTAGCATGGAGAGGAAAAGTGATTACAAACGATGTAGTTTGTTCCTATTACTGTGAAAAAAATCAAATCACAGGTTATCCTGGCTATCTACCTGGTTTGCCACCACATTTACAACCCGTATCAAACAAAGCTTGCGATTATTATAATTCATTATATAATGCAGCACATCCTGATAATAAATATGATTTATTATGGGGCTTTGATGGTTATGTTTTATCTTCCTGTAATGTTACACCTTTAATCAATGTAAGAGATTTAAGAGTTTGTGGACAAGGTAGAATATTAAGAGATGTTTCTGCAACTGGACCAAATGGTGTTATTATAACTGCAACACAGACAATCTGGGTTGTAAATTGTGATCCATTTTATATTAATCGTAGAGATCATTGCGACTTAACAGATGATATTATCTGGCCTGATTGTCAAGGATTAGGAACTACAATCGATGGTTGTGGTGCAGATATTAGTCCGGATAATCCAAAGTTGGGAAAACCTCAAGTTGAAAATGGTGCAAGAAATCATTGCAATTTGATTGCTATTGAAAACTTTGACGAAATATTTACGATTGAACCAGATGCTTGTTATAAAATACTAAGGAAATGGGTTGTGATCGACTGGTGTCAGTATGATCCGAATGTAAATCCAGAAGTCGGCAGATGGGAATTTACTCAAGTTATTAAAGTTAGAGATCAAGTGAAACCTATCGTTACTTGTAATGTCGGTATTTGTGAACCTGCGGTATTAAATACGCAATTAGGTACCTGTGTTGGTCATATAAGATTAACCGTTACAGCTACAGATTCATGTACACCAAATGATTGGTTACTTACGGAATATAAAATTGATGCATTCAATAACGGTACTTATGATTTTAATGTGGGTAAGTTAACGCGTAAAGAGTTAAGCCAAGGCGTTATTCCATCAATCCATAATAATCCATTTGCTGACAATCCAAATAATCCTTTTGATGCTAGCGGTACCTATCCAATTGGCGTTCATAAGATTTGTTGGTATGTTGAAGATGGTTGCGGAAATATTGGTCAGTGTTGTACACTTTTTGAAGTTAAAGATTGTAAAGCTCCAACGCCATATTGTTTAACTGGTATTATTACAGTACCTATGCCAACTTCTGGTTGTGTTGACATTTGGGCGAAAGACCTTGATTTAAATAGTTCAGATAATTGTACACCAAGAAACAGATTAAAATTCTATTTCAATGGCGATACATCTAAAAGAAGTATCAGAGTTTGTTGTGAGGATTTTGTAAGACAACAAAAATCAGATGAATTAACGATTTCTGTTCAAATGTGGGTAGAAGATGAAGAAGGTAATAAAGATTATTGTGCAACTACAATTATAGTACAGGATAATCAAAATATTTGTCCAAATCCTCCAACTGCAAATGGTGGTAATATCAATGGATTGGTTAGAACTGAGAATGGTGATTTAACAGCAAAAGCAGAAGTTGAATTGTATAACAATAATTCAATAACAAGACAAGCTGTAACAAACAATTCTGGTTCTTATCTATTTGGTGAGCTGGTAATGAATGCTTCCTATAGTGTTAAATCGAAACGTAATGACGAAGCTGGAAACGGTGTTTCTACTGCAGATATCGTGAAAATTCAAAGACATATATTAGGAATAGAGGAATTAAATAGCACATACAAATTGATTGCAGCTGATGTTAATAAATCGAATTCAATTACAGCAGCAGATATATCAGAAATCAGAAAATTGATATTAGGTATCAATGCAGAGTTTACTAAAACTCCATCCTGGTTAATGATACCTGCTGATTATGTATTTGCAAATCCGAAACAACCTTGGGAGTATTTGCAAGAGAAAAGCTTAATAACTGTCAGTCAATCAAATAAAGTAGATTTTATAGCTGTTAAAATGGGAGATGTTAATAACTCAGCATTAGCAAGTAGCTTAAATGGGGCAGTAACTTCTAGAACTTCAGCTTCATTGAATTTATTTGTTGATCAGCTTAGCGTAAACCCTGGAGAAACCTATAATATGAATGTAAAAGCATCTGACTTTAAGGATATCTCTGGGTTCCAATTTACCTTAAACTTTGATGCTTCAAATTTAATATTTGAAGGATTTGAATCGGCTTCTTTAAATGTTGATGGATCTAACTTTGGTGCAAACCAATTAGAAAAAGGATTATTGACAATGAGTTGGGATTCAAAACAATCCAGAACAATTTCTGAAAACGATGTATTATTTACCTTGAAGTTTTCAGTATTGGGAAAAGCATTGGCAAGTAATTTATTTGCAATTACAAGTGATGTTACAGCTGCAGAAGCTTACGCTTCAAGTTTAGAAACAAAATCGATCAAATTAAATGTTCGTAGTGGAAAAACAGAGGTAGAAGCAAGTGTTTTTGAATTATATCAGAATGCACCAAATCCATTTGATACTGAAACTGAAATTAGTTTCCGCTTAAATGAAAATGGTGAAGCTAAATTGAGTATATATGATGTTACTGGAAAAGTAATCTATATTTCACAATTGAAAGCTCAGAAAGGCTTAAATACTGTAAAAGTAGATCGTTCAGATTTAAATGGTTCCGGTATGTATTACTATCAATTAGATTGTGGTAATCATTCTGCAACGAAGAGAATGATCATAATGGATTAA
- a CDS encoding T9SS type A sorting domain-containing protein, with protein MKNFSFSKLQFSNLKFCFFAFFISLIGQNLSAQFYTRTACNDPYVQAFGQAGTTFIGQGDDVTFTINLPFTFSIYCANHTTATLGTNGFVSFPSGTTRGLGNVTLPTTLVGAALYPFWDDLDINQATTANAGVYTRTDGVAPNRIFTIEWFNAGHFADVANQVVTFQVKLYETSNLIKYQYLDVFFGGTQTAFDRGLSATVGNEGAVATPRQFNLISFNTATLNNGDCFLFTPPPPDCPGFMVTNGVVPMDAGVCGANVDLNNFVQPRGCPVTFTPPGPFFPGGVTQVTAKNGCTTLSFTITVLDILPPTIIGCPKAVILNLGPGECEASWDAPPLMAMDNCPGVNFAGPITTSPGCPLGANNFLTAAGFYIGLMFDIQNTSGQLMAVRGLSMMAHTGVGNIYRVYTTTAPGTFGPVANNPAAWTLVGNDMMKVGQNTFPPGNPRFLEQFDLNIPIILMPGESRGMAIYGGAPAISQYYVNAIAPCSTMLQGDANLKIDVRTGLVQYGTAYFQVSGTFASRMFNGNVDYQFGDNMINVVQTCGQPYGPGTYFPIGCTTLCFEATDVAGNRSTCTFDVCVNPYANPVNFLACHDEIQISLNENCTATISPDEVLSGGPYRCFDEYTVEARDWVTNTIVDRQPNVPGVQLGFQDIGRELKLTVRDPQTGNSCWGHAKVEDKLPPTIICRDTCVPCHSGTTPFYTGTPIVVDNCSSYNLSYYDDDTQGSCALGYDKLINRYWTAVDPYGNKAKCTQIITVSIGKLADVIVPLSYDNIENPMLNCNEKIDLNKDVTPHYLAFPYCVDGYLLDSVHWFATGGFLPSPNGDLAGERLPRTLGWNCLDSGPYQGHPNPFPVYYPAHPNWRANNPVCWGPDEVVMWQGTGYPGGAYCRNFGVNYVDIVIDLRAPACDAGPIGCYKIIRQWTVMDWCTSEIGGHNQVIKVGDQEGPKVLYPDTVNVNMEVWTCTGRWEVPPAWIVDNCSNELHYTVQVEDGTILGNETTGYVVVDMPVGVQNGYIIASDCCGNITKKRIALNVFDNVPPIAVCEQRTIVSVNGNQSPGENFGKIFAESFDQGSFDNCAPHIFFKVIRMDQLRGTNNGSNASQPDNGTNCTGVNGDDNAILEGNQIYFDDYVKFCCSDVGKTVMVVFRVFDREPGAGPVTPNRMNSGGNLFNRYSDCMVEVEVQDKSVPTVVAPPNIVVSCWFWFDVDKLVDPNDATFGKVVTDLSSREKVKTTDLVCYNYCVRNDITGYPGFVPGAPPSNPPAWNKACDYYRSLFDTAHYDRKYELVWGFDGYVLSSCGNTPTISVNDNRECGQGQITRTVVARGPNGISVTATQIIWVVDCDPFYINRADNCDPDDDITWPGNCTGQATTIAGCGADISPDNPLLGRPVVENGADDLCALISIEYFDEIFTIEPDACFKVLRKWVVIDWCQYDPSIDPVKGRWEYLQIIKVHDTDKPVVSIEVGPCEPAVKNATDNICYGHISLVADATDNCSPLDWLFYDYKIDLYNDGIGTHQGYDFKVGPLTRKEYAAGRTPLFHHNPLADNENNPFEASGTYPIGIHKICWFVEDGCGNIGTLCQLFEVKDCKAPTPYCLTGVITVPMPASKCVTVWAKDLDRGSFDNCTNADDLLFYFNGDTSATSITICCDDFVAAGANDELLVDVQMWVQDEEGNTDYCKTVIIIQDNQDICPNTGSSKGRIEGELKTENGSGTELAEAQMYLVNKMMKQVVTKVDGQYLFGDLDPNSYSVKFSRNDNHSNGVSTADIVKIQRHILGIEILNSPYKLIAADVNANSTITAADITEIRRLVLGINSKFTKVESWTFIPKSYVFPNVLAPWYAPREASLTISKDERFVENFVAVKMGDVNDNARAHNVAGSSSRNNGKLHFEIDNNNTVSGELYKVAFKSSDFNNIAGYQFTMKFDRQALTFEGIEAGSLNVDESNFGTNQVGNGILTTSWNSKVAQSVESEATLFTVVFRANSNRNIGSLIAITGDVTAAEAYDAQLNTKDISLGVRTERGVVESGIFELYQNTPNPFAKETTISYRLPEAGNAKLSIYDVTGKVLRVYELTGVKGLNTVKVQKAELNAGGVLYYQLDAIDHTATKRMVVID; from the coding sequence ATGAAAAATTTCTCATTTAGCAAATTACAATTTTCAAATTTGAAATTTTGTTTTTTCGCTTTTTTTATCTCATTAATTGGTCAAAATTTAAGTGCTCAATTTTATACTCGTACAGCATGTAATGATCCTTATGTACAAGCATTTGGTCAAGCGGGCACCACATTTATTGGTCAAGGTGATGATGTTACTTTTACTATAAATTTACCTTTCACGTTTAGCATTTATTGTGCTAATCATACAACAGCAACTCTTGGTACCAACGGTTTTGTTAGCTTTCCTTCTGGAACGACCAGAGGTTTAGGAAACGTTACATTGCCAACTACGCTTGTTGGTGCTGCTTTATATCCTTTTTGGGATGACTTAGATATAAATCAAGCTACAACTGCGAATGCGGGGGTTTATACTCGAACAGATGGGGTAGCCCCAAATCGTATTTTTACAATTGAATGGTTTAATGCTGGTCATTTTGCGGATGTAGCAAATCAAGTAGTTACTTTCCAGGTAAAATTATATGAAACCAGTAATTTAATAAAATACCAGTATCTAGATGTATTCTTTGGTGGAACGCAAACTGCCTTTGATAGAGGCTTGAGTGCTACAGTCGGAAATGAAGGTGCTGTTGCAACGCCTCGTCAATTTAATCTAATAAGTTTCAACACAGCTACCTTAAATAATGGTGATTGCTTTTTATTTACACCACCTCCACCAGATTGCCCAGGTTTTATGGTTACAAATGGCGTGGTTCCAATGGACGCAGGAGTCTGTGGTGCTAATGTAGATCTTAATAATTTTGTACAACCTAGAGGTTGCCCAGTTACATTTACCCCTCCTGGTCCATTTTTTCCAGGTGGCGTTACTCAAGTTACCGCAAAAAATGGTTGTACTACATTATCCTTTACAATAACCGTATTAGATATATTACCACCTACAATTATAGGCTGTCCGAAAGCTGTAATTTTAAACTTAGGCCCAGGAGAGTGTGAAGCTAGTTGGGATGCACCACCATTAATGGCCATGGATAATTGTCCGGGAGTTAATTTTGCAGGTCCAATTACTACATCACCTGGCTGTCCTTTAGGTGCCAATAACTTCTTGACTGCCGCTGGTTTTTACATCGGATTGATGTTTGACATTCAGAACACTAGTGGACAATTAATGGCTGTTAGAGGATTGAGTATGATGGCTCATACTGGGGTAGGCAATATTTATAGAGTTTACACTACAACAGCGCCAGGAACATTTGGACCTGTCGCAAATAATCCTGCAGCTTGGACTTTGGTAGGTAATGATATGATGAAAGTTGGTCAAAATACATTTCCTCCAGGCAATCCTAGATTTTTAGAACAATTCGATTTAAATATTCCAATAATTTTAATGCCAGGAGAATCCAGAGGAATGGCTATCTATGGTGGCGCACCTGCCATTTCCCAATATTATGTAAATGCAATTGCACCCTGTAGTACCATGTTACAAGGTGATGCAAATTTAAAAATTGATGTAAGAACCGGTTTAGTGCAATACGGAACCGCTTACTTCCAGGTTTCTGGAACATTTGCAAGCAGAATGTTTAATGGTAATGTAGATTATCAATTTGGCGATAATATGATCAATGTTGTTCAAACTTGTGGACAACCATATGGTCCTGGAACTTACTTCCCAATCGGATGTACTACGCTTTGTTTTGAAGCAACTGATGTTGCAGGAAATAGATCTACTTGTACGTTTGATGTTTGTGTAAATCCATATGCAAATCCAGTTAATTTCTTAGCTTGTCATGACGAGATCCAAATTAGCTTAAATGAAAATTGTACGGCTACCATTTCACCGGATGAAGTTTTATCTGGTGGTCCATATCGCTGTTTTGATGAATATACTGTAGAAGCTCGCGATTGGGTGACAAATACAATTGTTGATCGTCAACCCAATGTTCCTGGAGTCCAATTAGGATTTCAAGATATAGGAAGAGAATTAAAATTAACGGTAAGAGATCCTCAAACTGGAAACAGTTGTTGGGGACATGCAAAAGTAGAAGATAAGTTACCACCTACTATCATCTGTAGAGATACTTGTGTGCCTTGTCATTCTGGGACGACTCCATTTTATACAGGAACACCTATCGTGGTTGATAATTGTTCGTCTTATAACCTTAGTTATTATGATGACGATACACAAGGTAGCTGTGCTTTAGGTTATGATAAACTTATTAACAGATATTGGACAGCAGTAGATCCTTATGGTAATAAAGCAAAATGTACTCAAATTATTACTGTTAGTATTGGTAAGCTAGCAGATGTTATCGTTCCATTAAGTTATGATAACATTGAAAATCCAATGTTGAATTGTAATGAAAAAATAGATTTGAATAAAGATGTTACACCACATTATTTAGCATTCCCATATTGTGTAGATGGATATTTATTAGACTCCGTACATTGGTTTGCAACAGGTGGATTTTTACCAAGTCCAAATGGAGACTTAGCGGGTGAGCGTTTACCAAGAACATTAGGTTGGAATTGCCTGGATTCAGGTCCATATCAAGGACATCCAAATCCATTTCCTGTATATTATCCAGCACATCCTAACTGGAGAGCAAATAATCCAGTATGTTGGGGTCCGGATGAAGTAGTTATGTGGCAAGGAACGGGTTATCCTGGAGGAGCATATTGTAGAAATTTTGGTGTCAATTACGTAGATATTGTTATAGATTTAAGAGCACCAGCTTGTGATGCAGGTCCTATTGGTTGTTATAAAATAATCAGACAATGGACTGTTATGGATTGGTGTACAAGCGAAATTGGAGGACACAATCAAGTAATTAAAGTTGGTGACCAGGAGGGTCCAAAAGTATTATATCCAGATACAGTCAATGTAAACATGGAAGTGTGGACCTGTACCGGAAGATGGGAAGTACCACCAGCCTGGATTGTTGACAATTGTAGCAATGAGTTACATTATACAGTACAAGTTGAAGACGGCACAATATTAGGAAATGAAACCACTGGATATGTTGTAGTAGATATGCCTGTTGGTGTTCAAAATGGATATATTATTGCAAGTGATTGCTGTGGAAATATAACGAAGAAAAGAATTGCATTAAACGTATTTGATAACGTACCACCAATTGCAGTTTGTGAACAACGAACGATCGTTAGTGTCAATGGAAATCAAAGTCCTGGTGAGAACTTTGGAAAAATATTTGCAGAGTCATTTGATCAGGGAAGTTTTGATAATTGCGCTCCTCATATTTTCTTTAAAGTGATCCGTATGGATCAATTGAGAGGAACAAACAATGGTAGCAATGCAAGCCAACCAGACAATGGTACAAATTGCACTGGTGTTAATGGTGATGACAATGCAATCTTAGAAGGAAATCAAATCTATTTTGATGATTATGTTAAATTCTGTTGTTCTGATGTAGGGAAAACAGTCATGGTAGTGTTCAGAGTTTTTGATCGCGAACCAGGTGCAGGCCCAGTTACTCCAAATAGAATGAACTCCGGTGGAAATTTATTCAATCGTTACAGTGATTGTATGGTTGAAGTAGAAGTACAAGATAAGAGTGTACCTACCGTAGTAGCACCACCAAATATCGTAGTAAGCTGCTGGTTCTGGTTTGATGTTGACAAATTAGTAGATCCTAATGATGCAACATTTGGTAAAGTGGTAACAGACTTATCAAGCAGAGAAAAAGTTAAAACAACAGATTTAGTATGTTATAATTATTGTGTGAGAAATGATATCACAGGTTACCCAGGTTTCGTACCAGGCGCACCACCATCAAATCCACCAGCATGGAATAAAGCATGTGACTATTACAGAAGCTTATTCGATACAGCACATTATGACAGAAAATATGAATTAGTATGGGGCTTTGACGGTTATGTCTTAAGTTCATGCGGAAATACACCAACGATCAGTGTAAATGACAACCGGGAATGCGGTCAAGGTCAAATTACACGTACAGTAGTTGCAAGAGGACCCAATGGAATTAGCGTAACAGCAACTCAGATAATCTGGGTAGTTGATTGTGATCCATTCTATATCAATAGAGCAGATAATTGCGATCCGGATGATGACATTACCTGGCCAGGAAATTGCACAGGACAAGCAACAACAATTGCTGGTTGTGGAGCAGACATTAGCCCAGATAATCCATTATTAGGAAGACCAGTAGTTGAAAACGGAGCAGATGATTTATGTGCATTGATCAGTATCGAATATTTCGATGAGATCTTTACAATTGAACCAGATGCATGTTTCAAAGTATTGCGTAAATGGGTAGTAATTGACTGGTGTCAGTATGACCCAAGTATCGATCCAGTAAAAGGAAGATGGGAGTACTTACAAATTATAAAAGTACACGACACAGATAAACCAGTTGTAAGTATTGAAGTAGGTCCATGTGAACCTGCAGTAAAGAATGCAACGGATAATATCTGCTATGGCCATATTAGCTTAGTAGCTGATGCAACAGACAACTGTAGCCCATTAGATTGGTTATTCTATGACTATAAAATAGACTTATATAATGATGGAATCGGAACTCATCAGGGATATGATTTCAAAGTAGGTCCATTGACTAGAAAAGAATATGCAGCAGGAAGAACACCATTGTTCCACCACAATCCATTAGCAGATAATGAAAACAATCCATTTGAAGCAAGTGGTACGTATCCAATAGGAATACACAAAATCTGTTGGTTTGTAGAAGACGGATGTGGAAACATAGGAACCTTATGTCAATTGTTTGAAGTGAAGGATTGCAAAGCACCAACACCATACTGTTTGACAGGAGTAATTACAGTTCCAATGCCAGCATCTAAATGTGTAACGGTTTGGGCAAAAGATTTAGACAGAGGAAGTTTTGACAACTGTACAAATGCTGATGATTTATTATTCTATTTCAACGGAGATACGAGTGCAACAAGCATTACAATCTGTTGTGATGATTTCGTAGCAGCAGGTGCAAATGATGAGTTATTAGTAGATGTTCAAATGTGGGTTCAAGATGAAGAAGGCAATACAGATTATTGTAAAACCGTAATCATCATCCAGGACAATCAGGATATCTGTCCTAATACAGGATCATCGAAAGGTCGCATTGAAGGTGAACTTAAAACTGAAAATGGTAGTGGAACAGAATTGGCAGAGGCACAAATGTACTTAGTCAATAAAATGATGAAGCAGGTAGTTACAAAAGTTGATGGTCAGTATTTATTTGGGGACTTAGATCCAAATAGTTATAGCGTTAAATTCAGCCGAAATGATAATCATTCAAATGGCGTAAGTACAGCTGACATCGTTAAAATTCAAAGACATATTTTAGGAATTGAAATATTAAATAGTCCATACAAATTAATTGCAGCAGATGTAAATGCGAATTCAACAATTACCGCTGCAGACATAACTGAAATTAGAAGATTAGTTCTTGGAATTAATAGTAAATTTACTAAAGTTGAATCCTGGACATTTATTCCTAAATCATATGTTTTTCCAAATGTTTTAGCTCCGTGGTATGCTCCACGAGAAGCAAGTTTAACAATTTCAAAAGATGAGCGATTTGTTGAAAATTTCGTAGCCGTTAAAATGGGGGATGTAAATGATAACGCTAGAGCCCACAATGTAGCTGGAAGCAGCAGTCGTAACAATGGTAAGTTACATTTCGAAATAGATAACAATAATACGGTATCTGGAGAATTGTACAAAGTAGCATTCAAATCAAGTGATTTCAACAACATCGCAGGATACCAGTTTACAATGAAATTTGATCGTCAGGCATTGACATTCGAAGGAATTGAAGCAGGATCTTTAAATGTAGATGAATCAAACTTTGGAACAAACCAAGTAGGAAATGGCATTTTAACTACAAGCTGGAATAGCAAAGTAGCACAGAGTGTAGAATCAGAAGCAACGTTATTTACAGTAGTATTCCGCGCAAACAGTAACAGAAACATTGGTAGCTTAATCGCAATCACTGGAGATGTAACAGCAGCAGAAGCATATGATGCACAATTGAATACAAAAGACATCAGCTTAGGAGTACGTACAGAAAGAGGTGTTGTAGAAAGTGGAATTTTTGAGTTGTATCAAAATACACCAAATCCATTTGCGAAAGAAACTACCATCAGTTATAGATTACCAGAAGCAGGAAATGCTAAATTGAGTATCTATGATGTAACCGGTAAAGTATTGAGAGTATATGAGTTAACAGGCGTAAAAGGCTTGAACACTGTAAAAGTTCAGAAAGCTGAATTGAATGCAGGAGGCGTATTATACTATCAATTAGATGCCATAGACCATACAGCAACTAAGAGAATGGTAGTTATTGATTAA